The genomic segment GTGACCGCTCCTTTGAGATCTCATTGCTTCGTTTCAGCCCTGAAGCGGTCGAAACATTCTTGAAGATCGAGCAGCCGTCGCCAGCAGGCGCTCCTCCCGAAGATGACAACTATCAGACAATCACTCAGTTTTATGGCGCCATTAAACGAGGAATTTGCGATCTGTCGAGTTCACTCAGCGAATCGACCGTTTTCTGCGGCAACCCGATCCGCCAGATCACCGATCAGCACCTCTACAGTGGTGGCGGACGCATTATCGAGGTCCGTGATCTTTCTTCGGCTCTGCTCGCGCTGGACGAGATTGTGGAGCAAGGAGAAGGAGCTAACCATGATCAGGTTTGGGATGGAGACCGAGACGTATTCCATCCAGACCGTGATCAGGTTGCCCACTACTATCGCTTCCAAGAACTCAGACTGGGCAGGCGCTATCAGCGCGGCGATACGCCAAAGTCTGGCCCGACGGGTAATCCCATCACAGTGGACTGGAATGCTGTCCGACCTATGAGCGCCAACCCCAGGATTGCCAACCACGTTGCCGGCAGTCCAATTCGAATTGCCCAGGAACAATACCGCCTGACTTATTGCACGCTCTTGCGGGATCTAGAAGACGCGTTCAGCGGCGCCCCACAGAACCTAGGTGCCGCAATCGGCGGAATGTACATCTTGAAGGCGCAGGCCGAACGATTGATGCAAATGCCGATCGAAGACGGAACAGCAACCGCAGGTCCGGCATTCGAGTATGTCGATCTGCATCGCGGGAGTGTTTGAATTCCTGCGGGCGCGTGAGGAGTTGCATAGCCCGAACAAAGATCCAGCAGACCAAGACGCAAGTCAGCCGAAGCGATGATCGATAGGAACGCCCCTGGGAGCCAACACCAGAGAATGTCGAATACCAAAATGCTGAGCCATTCAAGGGAGGACACCAGATGCATAGAGCAGCCGAAACCAAACAGGACGAACTGAGCACAAATCACTCATTCAACAGCGAGGATTCCTCTCTGGTTGCTTCCGCCAGAGCGGGCGACTGCGAGGCTTTCGATGTCCTTGCTTCAACCTACCGGAAAAGAATTCTCAATCTCGCCAGACGTATCACAAGGAATCATGAAGACGCCGAGGACGTCACGCAACGGACGTTGATGAAGGCGTTTCTCAATGTGCGCGGCTTCAAAGAACCTGCGCGTTTATGACCTGGCTCAAGCGCATTGCGATCAATGAGGCGCTCATGCTGAAGCGGTACATAAAGAGCCGACCCGAAGTTGGCTGGCCACAGTCCCCTGAAGCTGGAGAACTTGGACTTTCCTTTGAATTTGCAGACGTCAGACCGAATCCCGAGCAGTGCTTTGAAACGCACGAATGGCGTCAGTTCCTGTTGGCTGAGATTAAGAAACTCACGCCAAACGCGCGATCAGCGATGGAAACGCGTTATCTGAACGAGTATTCGATGAAAGATCTGGCTGTCGCATTGGGCATTTCGGTGAGTGCAACAAAGGCTCGCCTGTTCCGAAGCCGAAATATTCTTCGGGCCGAACTCACACGTTCACTTAATACCAGGGGGACAGGACGTGACCAGCCAACAAGCCTTCCTGCATGAAGAGTCGCTCACTCCTCGCTAGGGCATAAAGTGGGGGGGGGGAATTCGTGGCGGTATTCGAGAATGCGCGAGTTGGGAGCGGCAATACGGAGCAGTGCTGCCAGCATAACTATCACTCATCCAAACTTTGAGTGGACTTTTATTTGCAGGATGGAGTTAGGAAACATCAATGTTCATCTTCGAGAGCAAGAACAGAAAAATGCGAGCCGACACAGATGCCTGCTACGAGGCCGTCGCAAGTCAGGAAGAAGCATACCTTGAAAACGCAGAAGAAGACCTGCGCATGATCTTGGAAGCCGACGATCCGGCTCCACACTCAGGTGCGGAGCCCGATCAACAACGAGAGAACGCAGTCGAAGAACTCATCACCGGCGATTCTGACGATCCTCCGCTTAGCGAAGACTCCGTTGCAGAAATGCTTCGGCCGCTTCTGTAGCCGAATCGAACCGTGCGCAGCACTCATCGGGCCAAGGGTTGAATCAGTGTCCTCCACGGGACCCTCGAGGTATCTGACACTCAAGGACGGCGAACTATGTCACTGGCTGGATTAGCCACGGAACCGAATCTGACGAGCCGTCGCGTCGCAGCGTCTGAGGAGAGCGATAATTTCCAACTTGGGGGAAGGACTTTCTCTGAGAGGTCAACTCGCCTTCCAACTGGAAACCTGATCAAGTGCGATTCTCGTGACGCACGACGAGGTGTTGCGTGAAGATTAGCCCTGACGCCGGGAAGCCGGCTGACCAGTCCGTGCTGGTCAACGTTCCGAAGCTCGTTACAGCCTACTACGAGTCGCGGCCAGATCCGAGCAATCCTAGACAGCGGGTTGCCTTCGGTACCTCCGGCCATCGCGGATCTGCGCTGGATGTTGCATTCAACGAGTGGCACATTCTGGCCATTTCTCAGGCGATCTGTGATTATCGCAAGCTCCGGAAAATCGATGGGCCGCTATTTCTTGGGATGGATACCCACGCGCTCTCCGAACCAGCATTCGCGAGCGCGATGGAAGTGCTCGCGGCTAATGATATCGACTTCATCACTTGAAGGTCTCGTGAGGCTCGGGGTCTGTGCCCGCGTTCCTGTCGTTCGCTTGCTCGAGACGTATCCCATTGCGGCCACAAAGCTAGACGCCAAGATGCAGGACTCGACAATGTTGACAAAGAACATTGAGACGCGAACCTCCAGCCAGGCTAGATCTTGCAGCGCTTATCGGGCAAGCCGCTCCAGCGGCCCAGCCTGGCTCTCAGGTATGCTTCGTGCTTACCACTTGCCAACATGCGCGCCGTCATCAACGTATAGAACCTCGCCGGTTACATGACTGGCCTCGCTCAGATATATAACGGCATCGGCGATGTCTCTCGGTTCAGCGATTGCCCCCATCGGAGAGAAGGAGTTCAGGAAATCCTTCGGAGTGCCCCTGTGCATAGGAGTGTCGACAATCCCGGGCGCGACCGCATTGAATCGGATCTTCTCTATTGCGTATTCAGCTGCCAGGCTGAGGGTAATCGAGTTCAACCCTCCTTTTGTGATCATCGGTATCGAGCCACGAGCTCCTGCGATGGGGTGGTCTGCCGTCGACGACGTGATGGTCGTTACGCTGCCTCCTGTACCCTGCTTCAGCATTTGTGCGACTGCCCGCTGGCTGATGTAAATGAAACCCTCCAGGTTCGTGGAGACAAATGCGCGAAAGTCCTCGGCGGTGTAGGCGGTGAATGGTTTCGATGCGAAGACACCCGCATTGTTCACCAGATGATCGATTGTGCCAAATCTGTCGACTGCAATCCTTGCGATCTTTTCAGCCGTCTCGGGAAGACCGATGTCCCCATCGACCAACGCCAATCTCGGCGACGGTGGCAGACCTGATTTGGAAATTGCACGTGAGGTCGCGATGACGTCATAGTCCCGATCCAGAAAGGCCTGGACAACCGCTGCCCCAATCCCTTGGGACGCGCCGGTCACGATAGCTGTCTTCTTCCGTGTCATTTCTCACTCCGTTCAGCAAAGGTCGAGTGCCGGAGGCTCTTGTTTTAGAAGGAGGGTTTTACACGTCCTGTCAGTGAGACTGGGCCGCTAGCGGTCTGGAGTAGACCACTGCGGTACGAGATGATTGTTAGCTCGGGTCAACGCAAAGGGTCCCACCGTTCCACAATTTTGATGACATCGTGGCAACGAACTTTTGGATGCGGTTAGGGCCGACGGCCCGGAACTGTGTCAAGGCTGCGGACCGGCTAGCCCCTGCAAAGGCCGCTGCATCCCTCGCGAGAACATTCTCAAGTGCCGAGAGATCTCCGATTTGAGCAGCCTGGATGAAGGCATCAAGAAGGCGCGTCTTTTCGACGGAGATAACGGACGAGCGCCTCCCTTCGGCAAGATGCTTTCGAGCTCTAACAACGAGTTGTCGACTGTTTGCTTCCGCAATTCTCAAAACTTCTGCAATTTGGCTGTAGGAATAATCGAACGCTTCACGCAGGATGTAAGCCGCACGCTCTGGCGGCGAGAGTCTCTCGAGCAGCATGGCGATTGCGTGCTCTAATCCGGCATTGCGGATCGCACCTAGTTCAGGGTTTGCCCGCGTCTCTATCAGCTCTGGAAGCCATGGACTATCGAAGGTTTCGCGACGCCAGCGCGCGGATTGGGCGATATTGAGACACAACCTTGTGGTAGTCGTCGCGAGGAACGCGGGCACATCCAGCACCACACTGCGATTAGTCTGTTGCCACCTCAGCCAGGCATCCTGCACTACATCTTCCGCCTCTGCCGCGCTCTGCAGGATGCGGAAGGCAATTGCGAACAGACGCGGACGGACTTCGGTGAATGCAGCGATATCGGTTGCAAGCTCGCGGGTGATCGTATCAAATGCCTGTGTAGGAAGTACCTCTGCAGTAGCCATGAAAAGCTCCTATTTGAACCGGCGTGTTTCCCTTCGACCGAA from the Occallatibacter riparius genome contains:
- a CDS encoding RNA polymerase sigma factor — its product is MHRAAETKQDELSTNHSFNSEDSSLVASARAGDCEAFDVLASTYRKRILNLARRITRNHEDAEDVTQRTLMKAFLNVRGFKEPARL
- a CDS encoding sigma-70 family RNA polymerase sigma factor, coding for MATAEVLPTQAFDTITRELATDIAAFTEVRPRLFAIAFRILQSAAEAEDVVQDAWLRWQQTNRSVVLDVPAFLATTTTRLCLNIAQSARWRRETFDSPWLPELIETRANPELGAIRNAGLEHAIAMLLERLSPPERAAYILREAFDYSYSQIAEVLRIAEANSRQLVVRARKHLAEGRRSSVISVEKTRLLDAFIQAAQIGDLSALENVLARDAAAFAGASRSAALTQFRAVGPNRIQKFVATMSSKLWNGGTLCVDPS
- a CDS encoding ferritin-like domain-containing protein; amino-acid sequence: MGKPGSSALLISAAPSPAKMQMPSRLGRTINSLDGLREHLQWAIELEHSTIPPYLCALYSIEAGHNSEAAEVLSSVLVEEMLHLALAANLLNAVGGQPRLVIPEMLPGYPRYLPHGDRSFEISLLRFSPEAVETFLKIEQPSPAGAPPEDDNYQTITQFYGAIKRGICDLSSSLSESTVFCGNPIRQITDQHLYSGGGRIIEVRDLSSALLALDEIVEQGEGANHDQVWDGDRDVFHPDRDQVAHYYRFQELRLGRRYQRGDTPKSGPTGNPITVDWNAVRPMSANPRIANHVAGSPIRIAQEQYRLTYCTLLRDLEDAFSGAPQNLGAAIGGMYILKAQAERLMQMPIEDGTATAGPAFEYVDLHRGSV
- a CDS encoding RNA polymerase sigma factor encodes the protein MTWLKRIAINEALMLKRYIKSRPEVGWPQSPEAGELGLSFEFADVRPNPEQCFETHEWRQFLLAEIKKLTPNARSAMETRYLNEYSMKDLAVALGISVSATKARLFRSRNILRAELTRSLNTRGTGRDQPTSLPA
- a CDS encoding SDR family NAD(P)-dependent oxidoreductase, whose translation is MTRKKTAIVTGASQGIGAAVVQAFLDRDYDVIATSRAISKSGLPPSPRLALVDGDIGLPETAEKIARIAVDRFGTIDHLVNNAGVFASKPFTAYTAEDFRAFVSTNLEGFIYISQRAVAQMLKQGTGGSVTTITSSTADHPIAGARGSIPMITKGGLNSITLSLAAEYAIEKIRFNAVAPGIVDTPMHRGTPKDFLNSFSPMGAIAEPRDIADAVIYLSEASHVTGEVLYVDDGAHVGKW